The Grimontia kaedaensis genome has a window encoding:
- a CDS encoding YncE family protein, with translation MKKTLISLAVLAGALTSAQAAANCAGNVYSMNAGRNHVGVLLDVQELEKMTGTYANDAGSHTTYHSRALFSGPAMSYDRQTDRLYYANAPQPTEFYVDIPTSDFTAEEYAALDIHAKRIKPYQLAYMDPATGNHVEGPTVNRQIMRMAFHPDTGVLYASDATRIFKVNPTTGETSDIGTFDSSLRFGGYSSWGSFVFYEGELLFVTNGRTFAIDTTTGAQTLKAFHFIDFVAAATLDQNGQMLIAAKNQNVSGNVNSNTLYRIKPSTGEKVKVGLFPSRISAMGTVTSEDHTCYPKTIFPSDLQPEVQGITLASSSVSEGSTAYFTVNFDKATGDANTKLRVALKNGTAVLNSDYRNTVALMFSDGSTGSATISSTLTEIALPEGVTSVRIGVPTINDSTHESNEYFTLQAWVKDDKSDADSADVTIIDNDPDVHTLLTNAANNSGVAWHGSRGGNWGTKDQWIRGVHANINGTIPAGTTLEFYQTGSHLRSITINGGGKYYEQHSNHERYYHHGDIAWARLKGSNGRYYNIRTGHRAQLHANKNVDCSNGCWSRIYN, from the coding sequence ATGAAAAAGACTCTAATTTCACTGGCTGTTTTGGCCGGCGCTTTAACATCAGCACAAGCAGCAGCAAATTGTGCAGGCAACGTATATTCAATGAATGCCGGGCGTAACCACGTTGGCGTTCTTTTGGATGTCCAGGAATTGGAAAAAATGACTGGTACCTATGCGAATGACGCTGGCAGTCATACAACTTACCATTCTCGCGCTCTGTTTAGCGGCCCTGCAATGTCATACGATCGCCAGACAGATCGGCTTTATTACGCAAACGCGCCACAGCCAACCGAGTTTTACGTTGATATCCCAACAAGTGACTTTACGGCTGAGGAATATGCTGCACTGGATATTCACGCCAAGAGAATAAAGCCTTATCAACTGGCTTACATGGATCCAGCGACAGGTAACCATGTTGAAGGTCCAACAGTAAACCGACAAATCATGCGCATGGCGTTCCACCCCGATACCGGTGTGCTGTATGCATCTGACGCTACCAGAATTTTTAAGGTAAATCCGACAACTGGTGAAACCTCCGATATCGGTACTTTTGACAGTAGCCTGCGATTTGGTGGTTATTCCAGTTGGGGGTCATTCGTGTTTTATGAGGGTGAACTTCTGTTCGTGACCAATGGTCGTACTTTTGCTATCGACACCACCACAGGTGCACAAACGCTGAAGGCGTTCCACTTTATTGATTTCGTCGCAGCGGCAACGCTCGACCAAAACGGACAAATGCTGATTGCAGCGAAAAACCAGAACGTTTCAGGTAATGTGAACAGCAATACTCTTTACCGCATCAAGCCTTCTACGGGTGAAAAAGTTAAAGTGGGTCTGTTCCCAAGCCGCATAAGCGCCATGGGCACGGTAACTTCAGAAGATCATACCTGTTATCCAAAAACCATTTTTCCAAGTGATCTACAGCCGGAAGTACAAGGCATCACGCTTGCTTCTTCTTCAGTCAGCGAAGGCTCTACCGCTTATTTCACTGTGAACTTCGATAAAGCCACCGGAGATGCAAATACCAAACTCCGCGTCGCGCTGAAAAATGGTACGGCAGTTCTGAACAGCGACTATCGCAACACAGTCGCCCTGATGTTCTCTGACGGCTCAACAGGTTCAGCAACTATTTCTTCGACACTGACTGAAATTGCACTGCCTGAAGGTGTAACTTCAGTGCGCATCGGTGTGCCGACCATCAATGATTCTACTCATGAAAGCAATGAGTACTTCACGCTGCAAGCCTGGGTAAAAGACGATAAGAGCGATGCAGATTCTGCTGACGTCACCATCATCGACAACGATCCAGACGTGCATACTCTGCTGACAAACGCAGCTAACAACAGTGGTGTTGCATGGCATGGTAGCCGTGGTGGCAACTGGGGCACTAAAGACCAGTGGATTCGTGGTGTACACGCTAACATCAACGGTACTATCCCAGCGGGTACAACGCTTGAGTTCTACCAAACTGGATCGCACCTGAGAAGCATCACTATCAATGGTGGCGGTAAGTACTATGAGCAACACTCAAACCACGAGCGCTACTACCATCATGGTGATATCGCCTGGGCACGCCTGAAAGGTTCAAACGGCCGCTACTACAACATCCGCACTGGTCACCGTGCACAGCTGCATGCGAACAAAAACGTAGATTGTTCAAATGGTTGTTGGTCACGCATCTACAACTAA
- a CDS encoding lipase family protein, with protein sequence MKRLKRYQYERYAILCRDAYPKHFDHVHYGFSKDGRRDIHNRWGKTIIRVLWREDGDAVIVFKGSQSIWDWLLNLIVLPSKVDAPENAGHVHWGFQFLLRQPSISARFVFHKDYSRLSPSQQAEFKHSEDINRLEGHSVMEKLESCAASLVAQGKRLSLTGHSSGGSMAIIAGEILEQKYPGSIKRIVTFGQPATGFWSFKQRYSLKNRTYRICCDVDIVTFLPGLPLMFWHVGELLWLHNDKIYHNMPSLIRIVRVLTSWLLRPIAYHFMDKYIRRKDYFDKH encoded by the coding sequence GTGAAAAGACTTAAACGCTATCAATACGAGCGCTATGCTATCCTATGTCGAGATGCTTATCCCAAGCACTTTGACCACGTCCACTATGGCTTTTCAAAAGATGGTCGCAGGGATATTCACAACCGTTGGGGCAAGACCATTATTCGTGTTTTGTGGCGTGAAGATGGTGATGCTGTCATTGTATTTAAAGGCTCCCAAAGCATTTGGGACTGGCTGCTCAACCTGATTGTGTTGCCAAGTAAAGTCGACGCTCCGGAGAATGCAGGGCATGTCCACTGGGGCTTCCAGTTCCTGCTGCGCCAACCCAGCATTTCAGCACGCTTCGTGTTCCACAAAGACTACTCAAGGCTCTCGCCCAGCCAACAAGCCGAATTCAAACACTCTGAAGATATTAACCGTCTTGAAGGCCACAGCGTGATGGAAAAACTGGAATCCTGCGCAGCTAGTCTGGTAGCTCAGGGTAAAAGGCTATCACTCACTGGCCATTCTTCTGGCGGCAGCATGGCCATCATTGCTGGTGAGATCCTAGAGCAAAAATACCCAGGTTCGATTAAACGCATCGTCACCTTTGGACAACCCGCGACAGGGTTCTGGAGTTTTAAACAACGATACAGTTTGAAAAACCGGACCTACCGAATTTGCTGCGACGTCGACATTGTCACTTTCTTGCCAGGACTCCCGCTCATGTTCTGGCATGTCGGGGAATTATTGTGGCTCCACAATGACAAGATTTACCACAATATGCCCTCTTTGATACGCATTGTCAGGGTATTAACCAGCTGGCTTCTCCGCCCTATCGCCTATCACTTTATGGACAAATATATACGGCGCAAAGACTATTTTGATAAGCATTAG
- a CDS encoding glycoside hydrolase family 18 protein, whose amino-acid sequence MKKILAGAALGACLATPALAENHVVGGYFADWQYANADNPYTVKDIPADQLTHVIYAFLSMCGPHTGASELVQQQVSKACEGLAPYSAIVVDQEAAMEVDFGDVSVDVPYKGHFAQLAELKKTHPDLKILPSFGGWTMSEPFHAMAKDDAAIKQFAESAVALIAEYDFFDGIDLDWEYPGGGGLTTSPWNPETKLSDDVKALEREAFTTLVTLLRDELDALSAETGREYELSTAVGVSQKAAQIDWKAAAPKLTNMFAMTYDFLGGWGTQTGHLTNLHATDRSWWGMGADVFINQMIDLGIPKEKLVLGAAFYGRGWEGSQFDGNLPTSDLASEKGASFGTGEPGYFMYWDLKQNYTQSEGYQYGYDEASQAPYLWNPEKKVFISFEDARSVKAKAEWAKQQGLAGVFTWELSGDPDNELTTVMHEVLHSKTAKK is encoded by the coding sequence ATGAAAAAGATCTTAGCAGGTGCAGCGCTTGGTGCCTGTTTGGCGACTCCAGCGCTTGCGGAAAATCACGTTGTAGGTGGCTACTTTGCAGATTGGCAATATGCCAACGCTGATAACCCTTACACAGTGAAAGACATTCCTGCCGACCAGTTAACTCATGTGATTTACGCATTCCTCAGCATGTGTGGTCCTCATACCGGTGCATCTGAGCTTGTTCAGCAGCAAGTCTCTAAAGCCTGTGAAGGCTTGGCTCCTTACTCTGCCATCGTGGTCGATCAGGAAGCCGCGATGGAGGTGGACTTTGGTGACGTTTCTGTCGATGTTCCTTACAAAGGGCATTTTGCACAGCTTGCTGAGCTCAAGAAAACACACCCTGATCTAAAAATCCTCCCTTCATTCGGTGGCTGGACCATGTCTGAGCCTTTCCATGCAATGGCAAAGGATGATGCAGCTATAAAACAATTCGCGGAATCTGCCGTTGCGCTGATTGCTGAGTATGACTTCTTTGATGGTATTGATCTCGATTGGGAATACCCAGGTGGTGGTGGTTTAACCACATCCCCGTGGAACCCTGAAACCAAGCTTTCTGACGACGTAAAAGCACTGGAGCGCGAAGCCTTTACCACATTGGTGACACTACTTCGTGACGAACTGGATGCATTGTCTGCTGAAACTGGCCGCGAATATGAACTTTCAACCGCGGTAGGTGTAAGCCAAAAAGCCGCGCAGATTGATTGGAAAGCCGCAGCGCCTAAGCTGACTAATATGTTTGCGATGACTTATGACTTTCTTGGTGGTTGGGGCACGCAAACTGGTCACCTTACAAATTTGCATGCAACGGATCGCAGCTGGTGGGGAATGGGTGCAGATGTTTTCATTAACCAGATGATCGATTTGGGCATTCCAAAAGAGAAACTGGTACTGGGTGCAGCATTCTATGGTCGCGGCTGGGAAGGCTCTCAATTTGATGGCAACCTGCCAACCTCTGACTTGGCGTCTGAAAAAGGTGCGAGCTTCGGTACCGGTGAGCCAGGTTATTTCATGTATTGGGATTTGAAGCAAAATTATACCCAATCTGAAGGTTATCAGTATGGCTATGATGAGGCTTCTCAAGCGCCATATCTGTGGAATCCAGAGAAGAAAGTCTTTATCTCGTTTGAAGATGCGCGTTCGGTGAAAGCGAAAGCGGAATGGGCGAAGCAACAAGGCTTGGCGGGTGTTTTTACTTGGGAGCTTTCCGGCGACCCTGACAATGAGCTGACCACTGTGATGCACGAAGTGCTTCACAGTAAAACGGCAAAGAAATAA
- a CDS encoding substrate-binding periplasmic protein, whose translation MRKTLTTVLLAAFTLLVSSAYARISGDNHFIIGVQAFEDYSPYSRYQNQSYQGFNRDLLDAFAHENNYSFEYQALPLKRLYSAFLRGEVDLKYPDNPNWSASRKEGHNILYSDSVVSFVDGVVTLDDTQIVSEDSLKRLGLISGFTPWPFMDKVKSKEISLFEVKEMESLIRLLASKRIDGIYTNVAALNVKLRESEQSSPSMSLNTNLPYLSGTRHLSSIKHPDVVIQFNLFLSMQKGLISKLKTQHRVQEAEEILGPPQ comes from the coding sequence ATGCGCAAAACACTGACGACAGTATTACTCGCTGCCTTCACCTTGCTGGTCTCTTCAGCATATGCGCGAATTTCAGGCGACAATCATTTCATCATCGGCGTTCAGGCATTTGAAGACTACTCCCCCTACTCTCGCTATCAAAACCAAAGCTATCAGGGTTTTAACCGGGATCTTTTAGATGCTTTTGCCCACGAGAATAACTACAGCTTTGAATATCAGGCCCTGCCTCTGAAAAGACTGTATTCCGCGTTTCTGCGTGGCGAGGTGGATCTAAAATATCCAGATAATCCTAACTGGAGCGCCTCGAGAAAAGAAGGGCACAACATCCTCTACAGTGATTCAGTGGTGTCATTTGTTGATGGCGTCGTAACATTGGACGATACCCAGATAGTCTCCGAAGATTCTTTGAAGCGACTTGGCCTAATCTCAGGGTTCACGCCTTGGCCATTTATGGACAAAGTAAAAAGTAAAGAGATAAGTCTGTTCGAAGTAAAAGAGATGGAATCACTAATCCGCTTACTGGCTTCGAAAAGAATTGATGGTATTTATACCAACGTGGCAGCGCTCAACGTGAAGTTGAGAGAATCAGAGCAGAGCTCACCTTCGATGTCATTGAACACAAATCTCCCTTATCTAAGTGGCACCCGACACCTGTCCAGTATCAAGCACCCTGATGTTGTTATACAGTTCAATCTATTCCTCTCAATGCAAAAGGGACTCATTAGCAAGCTGAAAACCCAGCATAGGGTGCAGGAAGCTGAAGAGATACTTGGCCCTCCGCAGTGA